A genomic stretch from Astatotilapia calliptera chromosome 4, fAstCal1.2, whole genome shotgun sequence includes:
- the LOC113020898 gene encoding uncharacterized protein LOC113020898, giving the protein MAAGDLHRMKMFGRMMSCCVALLLTFSSVSAVGRALNSITDLRSVGFGQSVPEQSLRLLHWFANEIDIDINGDISLTFDPTGYDYGSHRYRNDEQLLDPLPRGYQYYSLGNIHRQGSLRLPQHVIQSEHEDGNRARIVIRVREQNVGRRTSQIIDRVYITQHYETSEHRGTAYDPEHTYEITTNLLRAIRKFSINNDNINLLMSLRDHFRSSANDSQLLEMRNTWGQLACVGLLLFIVIPEKYSSHEHNNRRQPAPRSNTQSDAVVNITESNQNNTNLNFTSQDNNTCVCSVICVVIIVVILLLIVGLLYWAFKH; this is encoded by the exons ATGGCAGCAGGAGACTTACACAG GATGAAGATGTTTGGAAGAATGATGAGCTGCTGTGTGGCTCTCCTCCTGACCTTCagctctgtgtcagctgtagGACGAGCGCTCAACTCAATCACTGATCTGAGGTCAGTAGGCTTTGGCCAGTCTGTGCCTGAGCAGAGCCTCCGGTTGCTCCACTGGTTTGCCAATGAAATTGACATTGACATAAACGGTGACATaagtctgacctttgacccaacTGGTTATGATTATGGCTCACATCGATATCGCAACGATGAACAGCTGTTAGACCCACTGCCGAGGGGATATCAATACTACAGTCTTGGTAATATCCATCGACAAGGATCGCTGCGGCTTCCACAGCATGTCATCCAATCAGAGCACGAGGACGGTAACAGGGCTCGGATCGTAATCAGAGTCAGGGAGCAGAATGTAGGACGGCGAACTTCACAGATAATAGACCGAGTCTATATCACACAGCATTATGAGACATCTGAACATCGAGGGACAGCGTATGATCCAGAACATACATATGAGATCACTACTAACCTCTTAAGAGCTATCAGAAAGTTTTCCATTAACAATGATAACATCAATTTACTGATGTCTCTCAGAGACCACTTTAGAAGCAGCGCTAATGATTCCCAGTTATTAGAGATGAGAAACACGTGGGGACAACTTGCTTGTGTTggactgttgttgtttattgtgATCCCAGAAAAATATTCCTCTCATGAACACAACAACAGACGTCAGCCGGCACCAAGAAGCAACACACAAAGTGATGCTGTGGTCAATATCACAGAGAGCAACCAAAACAATACTAATTTGAATTTCACATCTCAGGACAACAACACCTGTGTTTGTTCTGTCATCTGTGTTGTCATAATTGTTGTTATTCTTCTTCTCATTGTTGGTCTTCTATACTGGgcatttaaacattaa
- the LOC113020897 gene encoding uncharacterized protein LOC113020897 isoform X1 — MKMFGRMMSCCVALLLTFSSVSAVRRALNSITDLRSVGFGQSVPEYSLCLLHWFATTVDFDNNNIILLTFDPNRGDYGSHHYRNDEQLLDPLPRGYRYYTVGNIYQDASLELPDYVVESDIEESNRARIIIRVRGRNAVRTIDQVYITQHYEPYEARGTEYDPQHTYRVTTCLLRVLRKFSLHLNNINSLALRNRVHDSQLSEIRNMWGDLACVGLLLFIVIPEKYSSHKRNNRRQPAPRSNTQSYVVVNIPESRENGDSVVLDTYNSDPWHYTSPSRRDRCNEKNRVQCLFCCCFLTIIFSVFLIIYSGALSHDFNLFRDGANKSNHSYVKAIFPTDMN; from the coding sequence ATGAAGATGTTTGGAAGAATGATGAGCTGCTGTGTGGCTCTCCTCCTGACCTTCagctctgtgtcagctgtaagACGAGCGCTCAACTCAATCACTGATCTGAGGTCAGTAGGCTTTGGCCAGTCTGTGCCCGAGTACAGCCTCTGCTTGCTCCACTGGTTTGCAACCACAGTTGACTTTGACAATAACAACATCAtcctgctgacctttgacccaaaCCGTGGTGATTATGGCTCACATCATTATCGCAACGATGAACAGCTGTTAGACCCACTGCCCAGGGGATACCGATACTACACTGTCGGTAACATCTACCAAGATGCATCACTGGAACTTCCAGATTATGTCGTGGAGTCGGACATTGAGGAAAGTAACAGGGCTCGCATTATAATTAGAGTCAGGGGGCGCAACGCAGTACGGACAATAGACCAAGTCTATATCACACAGCATTATGAGCCATATGAAGCTCGAGGGACAGAGTATGATCCACAACATACATATCGGGTCACTACCTGCCTTCTAAGAGTGTTGAGAAAGTTTTCCTTGCATCTCAATAACATCAACTCACTGGCTCTCAGAAACAGAGTTCATGACTCCCAGCTATCAGAGATAAGAAACATGTGGGGGGACCTCGCTTGTGTTggactgttgttgtttattgtgATCCCAGAAAAGTATTCCTCTCACAAACGCAACAACAGACGTCAGCCAGCACCAAGAAGCAACACACAAAGTTATGTTGTGGTCAATATCCCAGAGAGCAGGGAAAATGGTGACTCTGTCGTCCTGGACACGTACAACTCTGATCCTTGGCATTACACATCTCCCTCACGAAGAGACAGGTGCAATGAGAAAAACCGGGTTCAGTGTttattctgttgttgttttctaacaataattttttcagtctttcttaTTATATACAGTGGTGCCTTGTCTCACGACTTTAATTTGTTTCGTGACGGAGCTAATAAGTCAAATCATTCGTATGTCAAAGCAATTTTCCCCACTGACATGAATTGA
- the LOC113021540 gene encoding sterile alpha motif domain-containing protein 9-like: KEILNFLSDWRELSYANWTESHVSSWLRSIGIKEVHIIKMEEEEVTGPILTTLHQDFLRKTIGMKSGQIEHLLKKRDELLIPKQQKIKQKSDLSGKSRDGKKETVEDIGQEPQLSPFHHKPEHKKNPTDSSENTSSTEVTLSFCDYRKFDQDEKDFRYVKHHVLPPETGTENMMVPCHEYKSLEIAYKLDSKRLQVKVASEVLRFACACMNMRANGTIHFGIMDKVKGTHKHGEIIGIPANNREDFVDALDYIERCFKGSNQQSDARSCIRHPRFIEVLDKESSGNTWVIEYDIVPKANIVKDKLYYVGVPKFSEKDKKVKCEEKIPYYRVGANTPRVPEDDLVPFIQGLREKDQQREEAESTSNETTLDFGEDQKRKLAILLTCGKKHMDNSLFYIVVTNKLQPAHLDNISFLVHMNLFCVFDFDPDSKTSGLCGRYKEQKVTNLHFLDDYANDNKLGDTNIINSLQLFERTSWIFCNGRNNFPGGEQPCDEKTWIKTRKRKLKKVVSLICNEILPRGSFVVLFLLMSETEQPLVENFHEFYAEMSGHEFLTVLSESKEIYKKWSSLAQVSCPISDLKEISIVEMPLSHVDATVQSIQLLKNQPRRTLPVPNGGLCFIKSVEESMLDSLEVISVDQCDDIKLELMNEEKMEQTESYFYRGGKINWINFWLADKHKCGMIIERDAYKEANTLLDNIVYRNKAKRPIESVNIYHHPGSGGSTVARQILWRWRNKVRCAVVKQGKEITTVCEHAVKLREHDETDKSKCLPVLLLLEDYNKDYIDDLRRQLGNVIATKKISPSVLCFILLICSRSNDSERMCRALPSQTIAVTHKLSAEEKRQFSKKLEQLKLQFEPDFILTFLLMSEGYQPSYIEDFVKNLLDKIDHSTPITRLIRFVALLNCYVDDSYISVSHCEASLGITTHFDKAQYHAFVDHLSEEARLIFIHLNQSSTHIPSIQIIHPLVAEEILSQLSANLPQSDIAMDLISDKVLINHRFDRDEFLKFIRALFIRRNKKSRGDPKDTTFSPLIEHVCDVDKGGVQKAVDLMKAAYIALGKDAHVAQQLARLLYTHNRFEEALEWAEEAKSLLPYDTFILDTLGQVYKRWFYHLYDTLEEKEPSPERCTEIISTALKGISAFRASEKTPIYDTVSFNNSYYGEVDVGCRLLKFLSGVDVFSNATGKSELMQYLLTDYIPAEVKAPWQKFHQQLKGLQRSLSQALEYISEDLSYFQTDISEDDEELDARDPEQVYNPRKWLTKKSAVYAGFFCNAPDESDQIAESKNIHMVGPVEKLSPFQRRMRAYKLGGGNVTSILSLFYDKNAKNAGKKLETIFSLYPKNLMWNDLEPTELTNFIFCQIALNCILPGSSKLLSLQKLQELSRRFVTKGKQMSSASALFLLSLLFWPETCNEVTHNDTEILLCAIDALQRLCEQKNQHKSQRKSRIATHFFLAKARGLNKIVHKGAIEKEIKGPLSERKLKWLGGEVWKTKQVVQLLKRVEGWTENENLFVKCGSGGSKIRVIPRYSSSLPHGNEKVTFYLGFSFDGVLAFDIQVME; the protein is encoded by the coding sequence aaagaaattttaaattttctttcagACTGGCGTGAGCTGTCATATGCCAACTGGACAGAATCTCATGTGAGTTCCTGGCTGAGATCCATTGGAATAAAAGAAGTGCATATTATAaaaatggaggaggaggaagtgacAGGACCAATTCTCACAACTTTACACCAAGATTTCCTCAGAAAAACAATTGGAATGAAAAGTGGCCAAATTGAACATTTATTGAAGAAACGAGATGAACTTTTAATACcgaaacagcagaaaataaaacagaagagtGATCTGTCTGGTAAGAGTAGAGATGGCAAAAAAGAAACTGTTGAAGATATAGGACAAGAGCCACAGCTTTCACCATTTCATCACAAACCAGAGCATAAAAAGAATCCTACAGATAGCAGTGAAAACACGTCATCTACAGAAGTAACTCTATCTTTTTGTGACTATCGCAAATTTGACCAGGATGAAAAGGACTTCAGGTACGTGAAACATCATGTCCTGCCTCCTGAGACAGGGACTGAAAACATGATGGTTCCATGTCATGAATATAAGTCGCTTGAGATTGCATACAAACTAGACTCAAAGAGGTTACAAGTAAAAGTAGCTAGTGAAGTGTTAAGATTTGCATGCGCATGCATGAATATGAGAGCAAATGGGACAATTCACTTTGGCATCATGGATAAAGTCAAAGGAACTCACAAACATGGAGAAATCATCGGGATACCTGCAAACAATCGAGAAGACTTTGTGGATGCATTAGACTACATTGAAAGGTGCTTCAAAGGGTCAAATCAACAAAGTGATGCCAGGAGTTGCATAAGACACCCCCGATTCATTGAGGTGCTTGACAAGGAAAgtagtgggaacacatgggtcATTGAATATGACATTGTCCCAAAAGCAAACATTGTAAAAGATAAGCTTTACTATGTTGGTGTTCCTAAATTctctgaaaaagacaaaaaagtcaAATGTGAAGAGAAAATTCCCTATTACAGAGTTGGAGCAAACACACCACGTGTACCTGAAGACGACCTTGTTCCTTTCATTCAAGGACTGAGAGAAAAAGACCAACAGAGAGAGGAGGCAGAATCTACAAGCAATGAAACAACTCTGGACTTTGGCGAGGATCAAAAGAGGAAACTTGCTATCCTCCTAACATGTGGGAAAAAACACATGGACAACTCTCTGTTTTACATTGTTGTAACAAACAAATTACAACCAGCACATCTTGACAACATAAGCTTCTTAGTTCACATGAATTTATTCTGTGTGTTTGACTTTGACCCAGATTCAAAAACATCTGGTCTTTGTGGCAGATACAAGGAACAGAAGGTGACAAACCTCCACTTTCTTGATGATTATGCAAATGACAATAAATTGGGAGATACTAACATCATAAATTCTTTGCAACTTTTCGAGAGAACAAGTTGGATTTTTTGCAATGGAAGAAACAACTTCCCAGGTGGAGAACAACCCTGTGATGAGAAAACTTggatcaaaacaagaaaaaggaaactgaaaaaAGTAGTGTCACTCATCTGCAATGAGATACTTCCCAGAGGGTCATTTGTTGTCCTCTTCCTGCTCATGTCTGAAACTGAACAGCCACTTGTTGAAAATTTTCACGAATTCTACGCAGAGATGAGTGGACATGAATTTCTGACAGTCTTATCAGAGTCAAAGGAAATCTATAAGAAGTGGTCAAGTCTTGCCCAGGTGTCTTGCCCGATTTCTGATCTCAAAGAAATCAGCATTGTTGAAATGCCACTGAGTCATGTGGATGCCACAGTTCAAAGCATTCAACTATTAAAGAATCAACCCAGAAGGACATTACCAGTCCCAAATGGAGGCTTGTGCTTCATAAAGTCTGTTGAAGAGTCTATGCTAGATTCTTTGGAAGTCATCAGTGTTGACCAGTGTGATGATATAAAACTAGAGCTCATGAATGAGGAGAAAATGGAACAAACTGAGAGCTACTTCTATCGAGGTGGAAAGATCAACTGGATCAACTTCTGGCTTGCTGATAAACATAAGTGTGGTATGATAATAGAGAGGGATGCCTACAAAGAAGCAAATACCTTACTAGACAACATAGTATATCGTAATAAAGCCAAACGCCCCATAGAGAGTGTGAACATATACCATCATCCTGGCAGTGGTGGAAGTACAGTGGCACGGCAGATCCTCTGGAGGTGGAGAAATAAAGTGCGATGTGCAGTTGTTAAACAGGGTAAGGAAATCACAACTGTGTGTGAACATGCAGTGAAACTGAGGGAACATGATGAGACAGACAAAAGCAAATGTCTCCCAGTGCTCCTCCTATTAGAGGACTACAATAAGGATTATATTGACGATCTCAGGCGTCAACTTGGAAATGTCATTGCAACCAAAAAGATAAGTCcctctgtgttgtgttttatcTTGCTCATCTGCAGCAGGTCAAACGATTCAGAAAGAATGTGTAGAGCATTACCATCTCAAACAATAGCAGTCACTCACAAGCTGTCTGCAGAAGAGAAGCGTCAGTTCTCAAAAAAGCTTGAGCAACTCAAACTGCAGTTTGAACCTGACTTCATCCTCACATTTTTACTGATGAGTGAAGGGTACCAGCCAAGCTACATTGAGGACTTTGTAAAAAATCTTCTAGATAAAATCGATCATTCAACACCAATAACTCGTCTCATCAGATTTGTAGCTCTCCTGAACTGCTATGTCGATGATTCGTATATATCTGTATCACACTGTGAGGCATCTCTCGGCATTACTACCCATTTTGACAAAGCTCAGTACCATGCCTTTGTGGATCATCTAAGTGAAGAAGCCAGGCTCATTTTCATCCACCTTAACCAAAGTTCAACACACATCCCATCGATACAAATTATTCATCCACTGGTGGCAGAAGAAATTCTGAGTCAGCTGTCTGCTAATTTGCCTCAGAGTGATATTGCCATGGATCTCATCAGTGATAAGGTACTGATCAATCACAGGTTTGACAGAGATGAGTTTCTGAAGTTCATCAGAGCTCTTTTCATTAGACGCAacaagaagagcagaggagatccTAAAGACACAACTTTTTCACCCCTTATTGAGCATGTCTGTGATGTTGATAAAGGGGGTGTTCAGAAAGCTGTTGATCTCATGAAAGCTGCTTATATAGCTTTGGGAAAAGATGCACATGTGGCACAACAGCTTGCTCGGCTGCTTTACACTCATAATAGATTTGAAGAGGCTCTTGAATGGGCAGAGGAAGCAAAATCTCTTCTTCCATATGACACATTTATCCTTGACACACTGGGACAAGTGTATAAGCGGTGGTTTTATCACTTGTATGATACCCTTGAAGAAAAAGAACCATCTCCTGAAAGGTGCACTGAAATCATAAGCACAGCACTCAAAGGAATCTCTGCCTTTCGGGCCTCTGAAAAAACACCAATATATGATACTGTCAGCTTTAACAATTCATACTATGGGGAAGTAGATGTTGGCTGCAGGCTCCTAAAATTCCTGTCAGGAGTAGACGTTTTTTCAAACGCTACTGGAAAATCAGAGCTGATGCAGTACCTGCTAACAGACTACATACCAGCAGAGGTCAAAGCACCCTGGCAGAAGTTTCATCAACAGTTGAAAGGCTTACAGAGGAGCTTGAGCCAAGCACTTGAGTACATTTCTGAAGATCTTAGCTACTTTCAAACTGATATTAGCGAAGATGATGAAGAACTCGATGCAAGAGATCCAGAGCAAGTGTACAATCCTAGAAAGTGGTTGACAAAGAAGAGTGCTGTATATGCTGGATTTTTCTGCAATGCACCAGATGAGAGTGATCAAATAGCtgaaagcaaaaacattcaCATGGTTGGTCCAGTTGAAAAGCTTTCTCCATTCCAAAGACGGATGAGGGCCTACAAGCTTGGTGGAGGAAATGTTACATCCATCCTCTCACTATTTTATGACAAAAATGCAAAGAACGCAGGAAAAAAACTTGAGACAATCTTTAGCCTGTACCCAAAAAACCTGATGTGGAATGATCTTGAACCAACAGAACTCACAAACTTCATCTTTTGTCAGATAGCTCTCAACTGTATTCTACCTGGTTCCTCAAAGCTTCTGTCTCTTCAAAAGTTACAAGAACTCAGCAGGAGATTTGTGACAAAAGGCAAACAGATGTCATCAGCAAGTGCTCTGTTCCTTCTCTCCCTTCTGTTTTGGCCTGAGACATGTAATGAAGTCACTCATAATGACACTGAAATTCTTTTATGTGCCATTGATGCCCTTCAAAGACTCTGTGAGCAAAAAAACCAGCACAAATCTCAGCGGAAAAGCAGAATTGCGACACACTTCTTTTTGGCAAAGGCAAGAGGGCTTAACAAGATTGTTCACAAAGGTGCTATCGAAAAGGAGATTAAAGGCCCTCTAagtgaaagaaaactaaaatgGCTGGGAGGAGAAgtatggaaaacaaaacaagttgtGCAACTTCTCAAACGGGTTGAAGGgtggacagaaaatgaaaacttgTTTGTGAAGTGTGGAAGCGGAGGCAGCAAGATCAGAGTCATTCCTCGATATAGTTCCTCCCTGCCACATGGAAATGAAAAGGTCACTTTCTACTTGGGCTTTTCATTTGATGGAGTACTTGCCTTTGACATCCAAGTGATGGAATAA